The following are encoded in a window of Thermodesulfobacterium geofontis OPF15 genomic DNA:
- the fdnG gene encoding formate dehydrogenase-N subunit alpha codes for MKLTRRDFLKLSIGSLVLSSIGINLEPVKAYAKELKIKDAKETTTICPYCGVGCGIIVYSKGGKVVNTEGDPDHPINEGSLCPKGASLYQLANNPTRVLKPLYRAPYSNKWKEVSWDWALDRIARLVKSTRDKYFIVKNEKGQVVNRVEAIAHLGSAALDNEECYILQKFLRALGVVYIDHQARVUHSPTVAALAESFGRGAMTNQFNDLKNADVILVMGGNPAENHPISMKWILRAKKERGAKLVVVDPKFTRTAAHADLYVPIRPGTDIAFLGGLIKYIIDNELYFKDYVVNYTDASFLVDPNFKDTEDLGGVFSGYDPEKRKYDKTTWKYQVDENGVIKKDPTLKDPNCVFQLLKKHYSRYTIDTVSAITGAPKEKLLKAYEIIASTGKPNKVATECYAMGWTQHTVGVQNIRTMAIIQLLLGNMGMAGGGINALRGESNVQGSTDAGLLFHVLPGYLPTPKASWVDLKTYIEKNTPKTKEPKSLNWWKNRPKYIVSLLKAFYGDNATPENDFCYSYLPKLDDDKQYSWYDLFDAMYKGKIKGFFAWGQNPACSSANAGKVRTALSKLDWLVCVNLWDSETASFWRGPGMDPKKIKTEVFLLPAAASIEKEGSITNSGRIAQWRYKAVEPPGEARPDAEIINELYKRIKALYAKEGGAFPDPILKLNWNYGDKHVDTKLIAKEYNGYFTKDVTVGDKSFKKGTQVPSFVFLQDDGSTACGNWIYSGSYTEEGNMMARREKVDIAGLGLYPKWAWCWPVNRRILYNRASVDPNGNPWDPQRPVIKWDPQAKKWVGDVPDGPQPPLAMEGGVLPFIMKPSGVGTIFGAGLADGPFPTHYEPVESPFENLLYPKVRFNPVARIFKDTPLDKIILGADPKYPYVATTYRVTEHWQTGLMTRNMPWLLELQPQVFVEMSKELAKELGIKSGDKVIVTSPRGKIWAIAIVTERIKPLKIMGHTCHVVGIPWHYGWRWPEDGSGGDSANLLTPPAYDPNTSIQETKCFAVNIKKA; via the coding sequence ATTAAATTAACAAGAAGGGATTTTTTAAAGTTATCCATAGGGTCTTTAGTTTTAAGCTCAATTGGAATTAATTTAGAGCCTGTTAAGGCTTATGCAAAAGAATTAAAGATTAAAGATGCCAAAGAGACTACTACCATTTGTCCTTATTGTGGTGTGGGATGTGGAATTATTGTTTATTCTAAAGGGGGAAAGGTAGTAAATACAGAAGGAGATCCTGATCATCCTATTAATGAGGGTTCTCTTTGTCCTAAAGGAGCTTCTCTTTATCAGTTAGCAAACAATCCAACGAGGGTTTTAAAGCCTTTATATAGGGCACCCTATTCTAACAAATGGAAAGAGGTTTCTTGGGACTGGGCTCTTGATAGGATTGCAAGATTGGTAAAATCTACCAGAGACAAATACTTTATAGTTAAAAATGAAAAGGGGCAGGTTGTAAATAGAGTTGAGGCAATTGCTCATCTTGGTTCAGCTGCCCTTGATAACGAAGAATGCTATATTTTACAGAAATTTTTAAGAGCACTTGGAGTGGTTTATATAGATCATCAGGCGCGAGTCTGACACAGTCCAACAGTTGCGGCTCTGGCAGAGTCGTTTGGAAGAGGAGCAATGACCAATCAATTTAATGATCTTAAAAATGCTGATGTAATTTTGGTAATGGGTGGAAATCCTGCTGAAAATCATCCTATTTCTATGAAATGGATCCTTAGAGCTAAAAAAGAAAGAGGGGCAAAACTTGTGGTTGTGGATCCCAAATTTACAAGGACTGCAGCACATGCTGATCTATACGTTCCTATTCGTCCAGGAACTGATATAGCCTTTCTGGGTGGTTTAATTAAATACATTATTGATAATGAGCTTTATTTTAAAGATTATGTAGTTAATTATACAGATGCAAGTTTCTTAGTAGATCCTAACTTTAAAGATACTGAAGATTTAGGCGGTGTATTTTCTGGATATGATCCTGAGAAAAGAAAATATGATAAAACAACCTGGAAGTATCAAGTTGATGAAAATGGAGTTATAAAGAAGGATCCCACTTTAAAGGATCCAAACTGTGTATTTCAACTTTTAAAGAAACATTATTCAAGATATACCATAGATACTGTTTCTGCAATAACAGGCGCACCAAAGGAAAAGTTACTTAAAGCTTATGAAATTATTGCTTCAACAGGAAAGCCAAATAAGGTAGCGACTGAATGTTATGCTATGGGATGGACTCAGCATACTGTTGGTGTTCAAAATATAAGAACCATGGCAATTATTCAACTTCTTCTTGGAAATATGGGAATGGCAGGTGGTGGAATTAACGCTTTAAGAGGAGAATCAAATGTTCAGGGTTCAACAGATGCTGGACTTCTTTTCCATGTTTTACCAGGATATTTACCTACACCAAAGGCTTCTTGGGTAGATTTAAAGACTTATATTGAGAAGAATACTCCTAAAACTAAAGAGCCAAAGAGTTTAAACTGGTGGAAAAATAGACCTAAGTATATTGTAAGTTTACTTAAAGCTTTTTATGGAGATAATGCAACTCCTGAAAATGATTTTTGTTATAGTTATTTACCTAAGCTTGATGATGACAAACAGTATTCTTGGTATGACCTTTTTGATGCTATGTATAAAGGTAAAATTAAGGGATTCTTTGCTTGGGGGCAGAATCCAGCTTGTTCTTCTGCAAATGCTGGTAAAGTAAGAACTGCACTTTCTAAGCTTGACTGGTTAGTTTGTGTAAATCTCTGGGATAGTGAGACAGCCTCATTTTGGAGAGGACCTGGTATGGATCCTAAGAAGATAAAGACTGAGGTATTTTTACTTCCAGCTGCAGCATCCATTGAAAAAGAAGGAAGTATTACTAATTCTGGAAGAATAGCTCAATGGAGATATAAAGCAGTAGAACCTCCTGGTGAGGCAAGACCTGATGCAGAGATTATAAACGAGCTTTATAAGAGAATTAAAGCACTTTATGCAAAAGAAGGTGGAGCTTTTCCTGATCCTATACTTAAGCTTAATTGGAATTATGGAGACAAACATGTTGATACAAAGCTTATAGCTAAGGAATATAATGGATATTTTACTAAGGATGTTACTGTAGGGGATAAGTCTTTTAAGAAAGGAACTCAGGTTCCCAGTTTTGTATTTTTACAGGATGATGGATCAACTGCTTGTGGAAACTGGATATATTCTGGTAGTTATACAGAAGAAGGAAATATGATGGCAAGGAGGGAAAAGGTTGATATAGCTGGTCTTGGGCTTTATCCGAAGTGGGCATGGTGTTGGCCGGTTAATAGAAGAATCCTTTATAATAGAGCAAGTGTTGATCCTAATGGTAATCCTTGGGATCCTCAGAGACCGGTTATTAAATGGGATCCTCAAGCTAAGAAGTGGGTCGGAGATGTTCCTGATGGACCACAGCCACCACTTGCAATGGAAGGAGGAGTATTACCTTTTATTATGAAACCTTCAGGTGTAGGAACTATATTTGGAGCAGGTCTTGCAGATGGTCCATTCCCCACTCATTATGAACCTGTAGAATCACCCTTTGAAAATCTTCTTTATCCAAAAGTTAGATTTAACCCAGTTGCAAGAATTTTTAAGGATACACCTCTTGATAAGATTATACTTGGTGCTGATCCAAAATATCCTTATGTTGCAACTACATATAGAGTTACTGAGCATTGGCAGACAGGGCTTATGACGAGAAATATGCCTTGGTTACTTGAGCTTCAGCCTCAGGTATTTGTAGAAATGAGCAAAGAATTAGCAAAGGAACTTGGAATTAAAAGTGGAGATAAAGTAATTGTTACTTCTCCAAGAGGAAAGATTTGGGCAATAGCAATAGTTACTGAAAGAATTAAACCTCTTAAAATTATGGGGCATACTTGTCATGTTGTAGGAATACCTTGGCATTATGGATGGAGATGGCCTGAAGATGGAAGTGGTGGAGATAGCGCTAATCTTTTAACTCCACCTGCATATGATCCAAATACTTCTATTCAGGAAACTAAATGTTTTGCAGTAAATATAAAAAAGGCATAG
- a CDS encoding 4Fe-4S dicluster domain-containing protein, whose amino-acid sequence MGRKALLITPDLCIGCRACQVACKSWNGLPAEKTKNNGTHENPPDLSGNTYNKIRFIEKSVDGEVRWLFVRQSCMHCGEPACVSVCPVGAMQKDSETGIVFYDKNVCIGCQACRSACPFDIPRYDKQGKVSKCHMCIDRVKAGLVPACAKTCPTGAIKFGERDELIAKAKAEGYKIIYGEKELGGLGQVFAINEAPSYYQLAENPKAPEKVVALGEMLRILVAKGIPINNSIIREFLS is encoded by the coding sequence ATGGGAAGAAAAGCACTTCTTATAACACCAGATTTGTGTATAGGATGTAGGGCTTGTCAAGTAGCGTGTAAATCTTGGAATGGATTGCCAGCAGAAAAAACAAAGAATAACGGGACTCATGAAAATCCTCCTGATCTTTCAGGAAATACTTATAATAAAATAAGGTTTATAGAAAAATCTGTTGATGGTGAAGTGAGATGGCTTTTTGTTCGTCAATCCTGTATGCATTGTGGGGAGCCTGCTTGTGTTTCAGTTTGTCCTGTTGGGGCTATGCAAAAGGATTCAGAGACAGGGATTGTATTTTATGATAAAAATGTTTGTATAGGTTGTCAGGCATGTAGATCAGCTTGTCCTTTTGATATTCCAAGATATGATAAACAAGGAAAGGTTAGTAAATGTCATATGTGTATAGATAGGGTTAAAGCTGGGCTTGTTCCAGCCTGTGCCAAGACTTGTCCAACAGGAGCTATAAAGTTTGGAGAAAGGGATGAGCTTATAGCTAAGGCAAAGGCTGAAGGATATAAGATTATTTATGGTGAAAAGGAATTAGGAGGCTTAGGACAGGTATTTGCTATTAATGAGGCACCAAGTTATTACCAACTTGCAGAAAATCCAAAAGCACCTGAGAAGGTTGTTGCTCTTGGTGAGATGTTAAGGATTCTTGTTGCTAAAGGAATTCCTATTAATAACTCCATAATTAGAGAATTCCTTAGCTAA
- a CDS encoding formate dehydrogenase accessory protein FdhE domain-containing protein encodes MEIKRIINELKEERPYLKSPLELYERVLEFNRKCEKIIKDKAKNNLLDEIINEFSSIFEIPYEFSSFLKTSILNSAKDPFSEPKSILELPISEEETSKEEIKRALFILSKPFFIKYRESLKKKKKFEEIGRCVVCGEPVSLTMIDSENKRHMVCTVCGHEEEIFRIGCSYCMQKICEKIDLLVDEDEIRVELCKDCKTYIKSFKDEVYQKFKDPYLIDIISLPLDVVAQERGYIRRSPNIIGIQRVV; translated from the coding sequence ATGGAGATTAAAAGAATAATTAATGAACTTAAAGAAGAAAGGCCCTATTTAAAAAGCCCTCTTGAATTATATGAAAGGGTTTTAGAGTTTAATAGAAAATGTGAAAAAATTATAAAAGATAAGGCTAAAAATAATCTATTAGATGAAATTATTAATGAATTTTCTTCAATATTTGAAATCCCTTATGAATTTAGTTCTTTTTTAAAAACTTCTATACTAAATAGTGCCAAAGATCCCTTTTCTGAACCAAAGAGTATTTTAGAACTTCCTATAAGTGAAGAAGAAACCTCAAAAGAAGAGATTAAAAGAGCTCTTTTTATTCTCTCTAAACCTTTTTTTATAAAATATAGAGAATCTTTAAAGAAAAAGAAAAAGTTTGAAGAGATAGGAAGATGTGTAGTTTGTGGAGAACCAGTATCTTTAACTATGATAGATAGTGAAAATAAAAGACACATGGTTTGTACTGTATGTGGGCATGAAGAAGAAATATTTAGAATTGGGTGCAGTTATTGTATGCAAAAGATTTGTGAAAAGATTGATCTTTTAGTTGATGAGGATGAAATAAGAGTTGAATTATGTAAGGATTGTAAAACTTATATTAAAAGTTTCAAAGATGAAGTTTATCAAAAATTTAAAGATCCCTATTTAATAGATATAATAAGTTTACCTCTTGATGTAGTTGCTCAAGAAAGAGGTTATATAAGAAGGTCTCCTAATATTATAGGAATTCAAAGAGTTGTTTAA